One window of Streptomyces sp. FIT100 genomic DNA carries:
- a CDS encoding DUF5685 family protein encodes MFGIVRPCTHRLTDGLKAEWMAHLCGLCLALRSDHGQFARVVTNYDGLIVSVLTEAQTERTSDGRRTAGPCPLRAMRTAPVARGEGARLAAVVSLVLASAKVRDHVADRDGLLARRPVAAAARRVALSWDRAGARTGRELGFDTAVLVDAVDRQPGVEALADRGTPLLAVTEPTETATAAAFAHTAVLAGRPGNAAPLTEAGRLFGRLAHLLDAVEDREADTAAGAWNPLTATGTSLEEARRLADDAVHGIRLALRDAEFVDDGLLHVLLVHELRQSVNRAFSTTTCGHQGHGAQPPQGTPYGGRNGGAPGPYGSSAGGNPYGGGGDPYGGGGPSGGGPGGPGGPGGLPPQFGDGSPQRPKPRGFWAGCAVFTGLFCTCKICCASEYEGPWSRKKREGCCHKCDCNCDCPDCCCPCDGC; translated from the coding sequence GTGTTCGGAATCGTCAGGCCCTGCACGCATCGGCTCACGGACGGCCTCAAGGCGGAGTGGATGGCCCATCTCTGCGGACTGTGTCTGGCGCTGCGCTCGGACCACGGGCAGTTCGCCAGGGTCGTGACCAACTACGACGGGCTCATCGTCTCGGTTCTGACGGAGGCTCAGACCGAGCGAACGTCCGACGGGCGGCGCACGGCGGGTCCCTGCCCCCTGCGCGCCATGCGCACCGCCCCCGTCGCGCGCGGCGAAGGCGCCCGGCTGGCCGCCGTCGTCTCGCTGGTGCTGGCGTCGGCGAAGGTGCGGGACCATGTGGCCGACCGGGACGGGCTGCTGGCGCGCAGGCCGGTGGCGGCAGCGGCCCGCAGGGTCGCGCTGAGCTGGGACCGGGCGGGTGCGCGGACCGGACGAGAACTGGGCTTCGACACGGCGGTGCTCGTCGACGCCGTCGACCGGCAGCCCGGCGTCGAGGCGCTGGCCGACCGGGGCACTCCGCTGCTGGCGGTGACCGAGCCGACGGAGACGGCGACCGCGGCCGCCTTCGCCCACACCGCCGTGCTGGCCGGGCGTCCCGGGAACGCGGCCCCGCTCACCGAGGCCGGCCGCCTCTTCGGGCGCCTCGCCCATCTGCTGGACGCCGTGGAGGACAGGGAAGCCGACACCGCGGCGGGCGCGTGGAACCCGCTGACCGCGACCGGCACCTCCCTGGAGGAGGCGCGGCGGCTCGCGGACGACGCGGTGCACGGCATCAGGCTCGCGCTGCGCGACGCGGAGTTCGTGGACGACGGACTGCTGCACGTGCTGCTCGTCCACGAGCTGCGGCAGTCGGTGAACCGTGCCTTCTCCACGACGACCTGCGGCCACCAGGGACACGGCGCACAGCCGCCGCAGGGCACCCCGTACGGAGGCCGGAACGGCGGCGCGCCCGGCCCGTACGGCTCCTCTGCCGGCGGCAATCCGTACGGGGGCGGCGGCGATCCGTACGGCGGCGGTGGTCCGTCCGGCGGTGGTCCCGGAGGTCCCGGTGGTCCTGGCGGGCTGCCCCCGCAGTTCGGCGACGGCAGCCCGCAGCGCCCCAAACCGCGCGGCTTCTGGGCGGGCTGTGCCGTCTTCACCGGCCTCTTCTGCACCTGCAAGATCTGCTGCGCGAGCGAGTACGAGGGCCCGTGGTCCCGCAAGAAGCGCGAGGGCTGCTGCCACAAGTGCGACTGCAACTGCGACTGTCCGGATTGCTGCTGCCCCTGCGACGGCTGTTGA
- a CDS encoding FAD/NAD(P)-binding domain-containing protein: protein MSRTPRPSVVIVGAGPRGTGFLERLAANIPALYQDPEIDVHLVDPFPAGGGRIWRQEQSPLLWMNSTAEDVTMFTDDSVRLAGPVRAGPTLAEWAGIDGRNFPSRRQQGTYLRWVYEQAVAALPLGVRVHEHRTRALRISGPREGRQRVRLEGREQPLLADLVVLTLGHLDAEPDAEQRGLSRSAARHGLVHLPPDFTADSDLSALPAGEPVIVRGFGLAFIDLMVLLTEGRGGRYDGDTYRPSGREPVLYVGSRRGVPYHSKIGYVWQGERPPLPRFFRPAQTDELLVRPGPLDFRQDIWPLIDKELGHAHYHRLFTAHRERTAAAWPAFEKAYAAAAPGSAELAALVAAAVPDPADRLDLHALDRPLAGVRHPTADALQDGLRGYITADLTRRHDPARSQDLAVFLALLSVYGQLVRLGDLGDGGRWHGFFSYLASGPPGPRLRQLLALSRAGVVRFLGPGITVEADERRGLFRAAGAAVPGEWTEARALVEARLPDPTLVRTRSPLLRALHADGAGATPGGLLRVDPADGRVLERDGRPHPRRFALGPHTTARAGGAFTRPGTGGPAFAQNDAVARAVLGFLREPSCRDRLSA, encoded by the coding sequence ATGTCCCGCACCCCGAGACCGTCCGTCGTCATCGTCGGCGCAGGCCCCCGCGGCACCGGCTTTCTGGAGCGGCTGGCCGCCAACATCCCCGCCCTGTACCAGGATCCGGAAATCGACGTCCATCTCGTGGACCCGTTCCCGGCGGGCGGCGGGCGGATCTGGCGGCAGGAGCAGTCGCCGCTGCTCTGGATGAACTCCACGGCCGAGGACGTCACCATGTTCACCGACGACTCGGTGCGGCTGGCGGGTCCCGTGCGCGCAGGGCCGACCCTGGCCGAATGGGCAGGCATCGACGGCCGGAACTTCCCCAGCCGCCGCCAACAGGGCACCTATCTGCGCTGGGTGTACGAACAGGCCGTGGCGGCCCTGCCGCTGGGGGTCAGGGTCCATGAGCACCGGACGCGGGCCCTGCGGATCAGCGGCCCGCGCGAAGGCCGCCAGCGCGTCCGGCTCGAAGGACGGGAACAGCCCCTCCTCGCCGATCTCGTCGTCCTCACCCTCGGCCACCTCGATGCCGAACCGGACGCCGAGCAGCGTGGGTTGAGCCGATCCGCGGCGCGTCACGGACTCGTCCACCTGCCGCCCGACTTCACGGCCGACAGCGATCTGTCCGCGCTCCCCGCCGGGGAGCCCGTCATCGTCCGCGGCTTCGGGCTCGCCTTCATCGACCTGATGGTGCTGCTGACCGAGGGCCGCGGCGGGCGGTACGACGGCGACACCTATCGTCCGTCCGGCAGGGAGCCCGTCCTGTACGTCGGCTCGCGGCGGGGAGTCCCGTACCACTCCAAGATCGGTTACGTCTGGCAGGGCGAACGGCCCCCGCTGCCCCGCTTCTTCAGGCCCGCGCAGACCGACGAACTGCTGGTCCGGCCGGGACCGCTCGACTTCCGGCAGGACATTTGGCCACTCATCGACAAAGAACTCGGCCACGCCCACTACCACCGCCTCTTCACCGCCCACCGCGAGCGGACGGCCGCCGCATGGCCCGCCTTCGAGAAGGCGTACGCCGCCGCCGCACCCGGCAGCGCCGAACTCGCCGCGCTCGTGGCCGCGGCCGTGCCCGACCCCGCCGACCGGCTCGACCTCCACGCGCTCGACCGCCCCCTCGCCGGGGTGCGCCATCCGACGGCCGACGCCCTCCAGGACGGCCTGCGCGGCTACATCACCGCCGATCTCACCCGCCGCCACGACCCGGCACGGAGCCAGGACCTCGCGGTCTTCCTCGCGCTCCTCTCCGTCTACGGGCAGCTCGTCCGGCTCGGAGACCTCGGCGACGGCGGTCGCTGGCACGGCTTCTTCTCCTATCTGGCCTCCGGCCCGCCGGGGCCGCGGCTGCGCCAACTGCTCGCGCTCTCCCGCGCGGGCGTCGTGCGCTTCCTCGGCCCGGGCATCACCGTCGAGGCCGACGAGCGGCGCGGGCTCTTCCGGGCCGCCGGCGCCGCCGTACCGGGGGAGTGGACCGAGGCCCGCGCCCTCGTCGAGGCGCGGCTGCCCGATCCGACGCTGGTCCGCACCCGCAGCCCGCTGCTGAGGGCGCTGCACGCGGACGGTGCCGGCGCCACCCCGGGCGGCCTGCTCCGCGTCGACCCGGCGGACGGCCGGGTCCTGGAGCGCGACGGGCGGCCACATCCACGGCGCTTCGCGCTCGGCCCGCACACGACGGCACGGGCCGGTGGCGCCTTCACCCGCCCGGGCACGGGCGGGCCCGCCTTCGCGCAGAACGACGCCGTCGCACGTGCCGTACTCGGTTTCCTCCGCGAGCCCTCCTGCCGGGACCGCCTCAGTGCCTGA
- a CDS encoding S1 family peptidase gives MRIKRTTPRSGVARRTRLLAVTTGLIAAAALAVPTASADEAPRSFSATQLSAASEAVLDADVAGTAWHVDKATNTLVVTADSTVSKAEIAAIKQEAGANAAALRIERTPGTFSKLISGGDAIYASSWRCSLGFNVRSGSTDYFLTAGHCTDGAGTWWSNSGRTTVLGTTAGSSFPTNDYGIVRYTTSVSRPGNVGSQDIASAANPSVGQAACRRGSTTGTHCGSVTGLNATVNYGGGDIVYGMIRTNICAEPGDSGGPLYAGSVALGLTSGGSGNCSSGGTTFFQPVTEALSAYGVSVY, from the coding sequence GTGAGGATCAAGCGCACCACCCCCCGTAGCGGCGTCGCGAGACGCACCCGTCTCCTCGCCGTCACCACCGGCCTCATCGCGGCCGCGGCTCTGGCCGTCCCCACCGCCAGCGCCGACGAGGCCCCCCGCAGCTTCAGCGCGACCCAGCTCTCCGCCGCGAGCGAGGCCGTGCTCGACGCCGATGTGGCCGGTACCGCCTGGCACGTCGACAAAGCGACCAACACCCTGGTCGTCACGGCCGACTCCACCGTCTCCAAGGCGGAGATAGCCGCCATCAAGCAGGAGGCGGGCGCCAACGCCGCCGCCCTGCGCATCGAGCGTACGCCGGGCACGTTCTCCAAGCTGATCTCCGGCGGCGACGCCATCTACGCCAGCAGCTGGCGCTGTTCCCTCGGCTTCAACGTCCGCAGCGGCAGCACCGACTACTTCCTGACCGCCGGCCACTGCACCGACGGCGCGGGCACCTGGTGGTCCAACTCCGGCCGCACGACCGTCCTCGGCACCACCGCCGGCTCCAGCTTCCCGACGAACGACTACGGCATCGTCCGCTACACCACGTCGGTCAGCAGGCCCGGCAACGTCGGCAGCCAGGACATCGCCTCGGCCGCGAACCCGTCCGTCGGCCAGGCGGCCTGCCGCCGGGGCTCCACCACCGGCACCCACTGCGGCTCCGTCACCGGTCTCAACGCCACCGTGAACTACGGCGGCGGCGACATCGTCTACGGCATGATCCGCACCAACATCTGCGCCGAGCCGGGCGACTCCGGTGGCCCGCTGTACGCCGGCAGCGTGGCGCTCGGTCTCACCTCCGGCGGCAGCGGCAACTGCTCCTCCGGCGGGACGACCTTCTTCCAGCCGGTCACCGAGGCACTCAGCGCGTACGGCGTGAGCGTCTACTGA
- a CDS encoding LLM class flavin-dependent oxidoreductase: protein MPATRPLHLAVALDGPAQYDPAYYVALARLAERGALDFVTLGDCFARPGLDALAVLARVAPATERIGLVPTVTTTHTEPFHVSTAVATLDWVSRGRAGWAIGISTTEAEASLFGRRPAAPADALWREAGEVADVVARLWDSWEDDAEIRDTSTGRFIDRGKLHHVDFRGGTFSVRGPSTVPRPPQGRPVVVVDGTAGVCREPAARYADVVLVRAGAPEQAAALREDIRRRAAAHGRDPDTLRVLVALAVDLGVGEAAPEPGLAAGPPLAGGGPHFSGGPVELAQLIAEWHSCGAVDGFRLAPIAPHRDLERIVNGTVALLQHRSLFRTFHPGGTLREHLGLARPASRYAPTTRTPASTQAGGAV, encoded by the coding sequence ATGCCTGCCACCCGTCCGCTGCACCTGGCCGTCGCCCTCGACGGCCCGGCGCAGTACGACCCGGCGTACTACGTCGCACTCGCCCGCCTCGCCGAACGGGGCGCCCTCGATTTCGTCACCCTCGGCGACTGCTTCGCCCGGCCCGGGCTCGACGCCCTCGCCGTGCTGGCGAGGGTCGCGCCGGCCACCGAGCGGATCGGCCTCGTGCCGACCGTCACCACCACCCACACCGAGCCGTTCCATGTGTCCACCGCCGTGGCCACGCTCGACTGGGTGAGCCGCGGCCGGGCCGGCTGGGCGATCGGGATCTCCACCACCGAGGCCGAGGCATCGCTCTTCGGGCGGCGGCCGGCCGCGCCCGCGGACGCGCTGTGGCGGGAGGCGGGCGAAGTCGCCGATGTCGTCGCCCGGCTGTGGGACAGCTGGGAGGACGACGCCGAGATCCGCGACACATCGACAGGGCGCTTCATCGACCGCGGCAAGCTGCACCATGTCGACTTCCGGGGCGGCACGTTCAGCGTGCGCGGGCCGTCGACCGTCCCGAGGCCGCCGCAGGGCAGGCCCGTCGTCGTGGTCGACGGCACGGCCGGGGTCTGCCGCGAGCCCGCCGCCCGGTACGCCGACGTCGTCCTCGTGCGGGCAGGGGCGCCGGAGCAGGCCGCGGCCCTGCGCGAGGACATACGCCGCAGGGCCGCGGCGCACGGCCGGGACCCCGACACGCTACGGGTCCTCGTCGCCCTCGCCGTCGACCTCGGCGTGGGCGAGGCGGCGCCGGAACCCGGACTGGCCGCCGGACCGCCCCTGGCGGGTGGCGGCCCCCACTTCAGCGGCGGCCCGGTGGAGCTCGCCCAGCTGATCGCCGAGTGGCACTCGTGCGGTGCCGTGGACGGCTTCCGGCTCGCCCCGATCGCCCCCCACCGGGACCTGGAGCGGATCGTCAACGGCACGGTCGCCCTGCTCCAGCACCGCAGCCTCTTCCGCACCTTCCACCCGGGCGGCACGCTCCGCGAGCACCTCGGCCTCGCCCGCCCGGCGAGCCGCTACGCACCCACCACCCGGACACCCGCATCCACCCAGGCCGGGGGCGCCGTATGA
- a CDS encoding NtaA/DmoA family FMN-dependent monooxygenase (This protein belongs to a clade of FMN-dependent monooxygenases, within a broader family of flavin-dependent oxidoreductases, the luciferase-like monooxygenase (LMM) family, some of whose members use coenzyme F420 rather than FMN.): MTAARRQLHLAAHFPGVNSTTVWADPRSRSQIDFSSFEHLARTAERGLFDFFFLAEGLRLREHRGLIHDLDVVGRPESITVLNALAAVTDRLGLAATVNTTFNEPYELARRLASLDHLSGGRAAWNVVTSSDAFTGENFRRGGHLDRADRYTRAAEFVRTARGLWDSWPPDGTPRRFARHGRHFTVEGEFTVPRSPQGHPVVIQAGDSDEGREFAASTADVVFSRHTAPEAARAFYADVKARLARHGRARDELRIMPGASVVIGDTDAEAQEKAAEIRLQQVSPQNAILALELVWGRDLSSYDPDGPLPAVDPAPCPDPDSGPVRGRVRVADPLAVAAEWRALSEAKGLSIRQTVVETSGRQSFIGTPAGVAAALDTYVRTEAADGFVLVPHLTPGGLDDFVDRVVPLLQERGAFRTSYAGTTLRSHLGLAEPVWEG, translated from the coding sequence ATGACCGCCGCCCGCAGGCAGCTGCACCTCGCCGCCCACTTCCCCGGCGTCAACAGCACCACCGTCTGGGCCGACCCCCGCTCCCGCAGCCAGATCGACTTCTCCTCCTTCGAGCACCTCGCCCGCACCGCCGAGCGCGGCCTCTTCGACTTCTTCTTCCTCGCCGAGGGACTGCGGCTGCGCGAACACCGGGGCCTGATCCACGATCTCGACGTCGTCGGCCGCCCCGAGTCGATCACCGTGCTGAACGCCCTCGCCGCCGTCACCGACCGCCTCGGGCTCGCTGCCACGGTCAACACCACCTTCAACGAGCCGTACGAACTCGCCCGCCGCCTCGCCTCCCTGGACCACCTCAGCGGCGGTCGTGCGGCGTGGAACGTCGTCACCTCGTCCGACGCCTTCACCGGCGAGAACTTCCGGCGCGGCGGCCATCTCGACCGCGCCGACCGCTACACCCGGGCCGCCGAGTTCGTACGGACCGCCCGCGGACTGTGGGACTCCTGGCCCCCGGACGGCACACCGCGCCGCTTCGCCCGGCACGGGCGGCACTTCACCGTCGAGGGCGAGTTCACCGTGCCCCGCTCCCCGCAGGGCCACCCCGTCGTCATCCAGGCCGGCGACTCCGACGAGGGCCGGGAGTTCGCCGCGTCCACCGCCGATGTGGTCTTCAGCAGACACACCGCTCCGGAGGCGGCCCGGGCCTTCTACGCCGACGTCAAGGCGCGCCTCGCCCGCCACGGCCGCGCCCGCGACGAGCTCAGGATCATGCCGGGTGCCTCCGTCGTCATCGGCGACACCGACGCCGAGGCCCAGGAGAAGGCGGCCGAGATCCGCCTCCAGCAGGTCTCCCCGCAGAACGCGATCCTCGCCCTGGAGCTGGTCTGGGGCCGCGACCTCTCCTCCTACGATCCCGACGGACCGCTGCCCGCGGTCGATCCGGCCCCCTGCCCGGACCCGGACTCCGGGCCCGTCCGGGGCCGCGTCCGGGTCGCGGACCCGCTGGCCGTGGCGGCCGAGTGGCGGGCGTTGTCGGAGGCCAAGGGGCTGTCGATCCGCCAGACGGTCGTCGAGACCTCCGGCCGCCAGTCCTTCATCGGCACCCCGGCCGGTGTCGCCGCCGCGCTCGACACGTACGTACGGACCGAGGCGGCCGACGGCTTCGTCCTCGTCCCGCACCTCACCCCGGGCGGCCTCGACGACTTCGTCGACCGGGTCGTGCCGCTCCTCCAGGAGCGCGGCGCCTTCCGTACGAGCTACGCCGGGACGACCCTGCGGTCCCACCTGGGGCTCGCCGAACCGGTGTGGGAGGGGTGA
- a CDS encoding DUF1684 domain-containing protein produces the protein MPVRDSRVAHVGRRLAVARREGLLVVRDFGLEPQARQAFAGVEATPYEPRRRILGTFRAYDEQRTVRVGNGAGRERGPGLSGELVIEPHGARRGLRATVESDGPPRAILADATSGNSSQRFRFPRPAAPPKTARSPSTSTVRRCRPAPSPITSSVPSRPRQGAPVEFAAR, from the coding sequence ATGCCGGTGCGGGACTCCCGCGTCGCGCACGTCGGACGGCGGCTCGCCGTGGCGCGCCGCGAAGGGCTGCTCGTGGTACGGGACTTCGGCCTCGAACCGCAGGCCCGCCAGGCGTTCGCGGGGGTCGAGGCCACGCCGTACGAACCGCGCCGGAGGATCCTGGGCACCTTCCGTGCGTACGACGAGCAGCGCACCGTGCGGGTCGGGAACGGCGCTGGGCGCGAGCGCGGTCCGGGCCTGTCCGGAGAGCTCGTCATCGAGCCCCACGGCGCCCGGCGCGGCCTGCGCGCCACCGTCGAGTCCGACGGTCCGCCCCGGGCGATCCTCGCCGACGCCACCAGCGGGAACAGCAGCCAGCGCTTCCGCTTCCCGCGCCCCGCAGCGCCGCCGAAGACGGCCCGGTCACCGTCGACTTCGACCGTTCGCCGCTGCCGCCCCGCGCCTTCGCCGATCACTTCGTCCGTCCCTTCCCGCCCCCGGCAAGGCGCTCCCGTGGAGTTCGCGGCGCGGTGA
- a CDS encoding cell division protein SepF, translated as MASVRKASAWLGLVEDSDERYYDDEYTEGAGSAEQWVTDPRVRVASESAQEQGRRIATISPDGFRDARGIGELFREGVPVIVNLTAMEPADAKRVVDFAAGLTFGLRGSIERVATRVFLLTPADTEIVSGESSGRTAGGFYNQS; from the coding sequence ATGGCATCGGTGCGCAAGGCGAGTGCATGGCTGGGACTCGTCGAGGACAGCGACGAGCGGTACTACGACGACGAGTACACCGAGGGTGCGGGGTCGGCCGAGCAGTGGGTGACCGACCCACGGGTCCGAGTGGCCTCCGAGTCCGCCCAGGAGCAGGGTCGCCGGATCGCCACGATCTCGCCGGACGGGTTCCGTGACGCCCGGGGCATCGGGGAGCTCTTCCGCGAGGGCGTTCCGGTCATCGTCAACCTCACGGCCATGGAGCCGGCGGACGCCAAGCGCGTGGTGGACTTCGCGGCCGGACTGACCTTCGGTCTGCGCGGCTCGATCGAGCGCGTGGCGACGCGGGTCTTCCTGCTGACCCCCGCCGACACGGAGATCGTCAGCGGGGAGTCCTCGGGCCGGACCGCAGGCGGCTTCTACAACCAGAGCTGA